The genomic stretch CCGGCCAGGCGAAGGAGTGCCAGTAGGCGACGGCGAAGCGCAGATGGTCTTCCAGCCGCTTGCCGGCAACCACCTCGTCGGGATTGTAGAAGCGGTAGGCCAGCGGATTGGTCGAATCCGGCCCCTCATATTTGATCTTCTGGATGTCGCCGAAAAATCCGCTGCTCATGATTTCTGTCCTCTCTCGAATAGTTCGCCCTGATTACCTCAGGCGTAATTGGTTTCGGTCCTGCGCTGGTCGAAAAGGCTGATGTCAACAAACAAAGGAGACAGACCATGACCGACCTCAACAAAATCGCCGAGGGCTACATCACCGCCTGGAACGAAAGCGATGCCAGCCGCCGCGCCGATTTGCTGAAGGCTACCTTCACCGAAGACGTCAGCTATCGCGATCCGCTGATGCAGGGCGACGGCCATGACGGCGTCGCGGCGCTGATCGACGGCGTGCAGCAACGCTTTGCCGGCTTCCGTTTTTCGCTGAAGGGCACGCCGGACGGGTTTGCCGACAAGATCCGCTTTTCCTGGAATCTCGGGCCCGAGGGCGTTCCTTCGGTCATCGAAGGCACCGACATCGGCATTATCGAGAACGGCCGCCTGAAGAGCATCACCGGGTTTCTTGACAAGGTGCCGGCGCAGTGAGGCTAATTTCGTAGAGGCAGCGTGAGGCCCCCCTCTCTGGCCTGCCGGCCATCTCCCCCTCAAGGGGGGAGATCGGATGTCGCGTCGGCTTTCGCCAATCTCCAGCGTTGCAAAAATGAGCGGGGCGCCAACACTGCCAATCTCCCCACTTGTGGGGGAGATGCCCGGCAGGGCAGAGGGGGGCGCCTCGCACATGCTCACGCGGTTACAGCCCTGATCGCCGGATACAGCGCCCGGTAGCGCTGATAAGCGTCCGCATACGCCCCACCGAGCTTGGCATCCGGCTCGATCGTGGCATCCGTCCTCGGCGCCGAGCACACAGCCAGCGGATCAGCGCCGGTCGCCGCGATCAACCCAAGCCGCGCCGCACCAAACGCCGCGCCGAAATCGCCGTCGGCTGGAATATCCACCGGCACTTGCAGCGCGGTGGCGATCGATTTCAGCCAGTAGCGCGAGCGTGAGCCGCCGCCGATCGCCGTAACGCGGGTCAATGTGGTGCCGGCCGTCCTCAAGGCTTCGAGACTGTCGCGGAAGGCAAAGGCAACGCCTTCGAGCACCGCCTGCGTCAGCACGGCGCGGCTCGATTCATGCGCCAGCCCGGTGAAGGAACCGCGGATGGCGGAATCATTGTGCGGCGTGCGCTCGCCCGAGAGATAGGGCAGGAAGGACACGCCGGTCGGCGCCTTCAGCGTATCGCCGAGTTCAGCGGTCAGTTCGCCGGCGCCCTTGCCTGATATTTCCGACAGCCAGTTGAGCGAATCGGTCGCCGACAGGATGACGCCCATCTGGTGCCAGGTGTCGGGCAACGCATGGCAGAAGGTGTGGACAGCACTTGCCGGGTTGGGCAGATAGGACGCGTTGGCGGCAAACAGCACGCCCGACGTGCCCAAAGAGACAAAGGCATGGCCGGCGCCGACCGTGCCCATGCCGCAGGCCGAAGCCGCATTGTCGCCGGCGCCGCCCGCTATCGGGATGCCCGCCTCGACGCCCCATTTCGACGCCAATTCGGCGCGCAAACCGCCGGCTTTCTCAGTGCCCTCGACCAGGGACGGCATCTGCTTCTCGTCGAGCGATGTTGCCGCCAGCAATTCGGGCGACCAGCGGCGTTTGCCGACATCAAGCCAGGACGTGCCGGCGGAATCGGACATTTCGGAAATGTGCTCGCCGGTCAGCCAAAGCCGCAGGAAATCCTTCGGCAGCAGCACCTTCGCCACCTTGGCGAAGACGGCGGGTTCGTTGTTCTTCACCCAGGCGAGCTTGGGCGCGGTGAAACCGGGGAAAACGATGTTGCCGGTGAGCGCGCGGAAGCGCGGATCGGCGTCGAGCGCGGCCGCCTCGACATGGCTGCGCGTGTCGTTCCACAGGATGCAGGGGCGCAGCACATGATCAGCCGCATCGAGCAAGGTGGCGCCATGCATCTGGCCGGACAGGCCGATGCCTTTCACCGCCGCGAACTGCCTGGGATGGGAGGCCTTGAGTTCGGCGATCGCGTCTTCGCAGGCGCGTGTCCAGTGGGACGGATCCTGTTCGGACCAGCCGGGATGCGGCCGCGAAACATCAAGCGAGCCATGGCCGGAACCGATGACGGTCTGTCCGGCATCGATCAGCAGCGCCTTGACGCCCGACGTGCCCAGGTCGAGGCCGAGATACATGTCATCCTCCCATGCCATTTATTTTTTTCGGATCTCGAAAAAATCTGGCTGAGCCAGTTTTTAAGGCAAGATCCGCTTGCGGTCAATTCTCTGACAAATCGGCCGCGCGTCGCGCAAGCAGCACAGTGAGCGGACTGTCCGGCCGCGCCATCGAACGCTCCGCCGTGAGCGCCCCGGCGAGCGCGCGGTCACCGGCCCGCAAGGCCGCTTCGATCAGCGTCAGGTCGATGACATCGCGCTGTGCGTGGCTGCCGCCGAAGCGGTTGGCGATCGCCCGGATCGGCCGGATCAGCTGCACGGCCTCGGTGTAGTTGCCCTCGCCGAATGCCTTGATCGCTAGCGTCAGCGGGTGGCCGACATCCCGCGTGAAAGCGGTATTGTCGCCGATGCCGCGCATGGCCTCGCGCTGCGCGTCGAGCAAGGTCTGCGCCGGGGCGTCGAGCCCGGCGCCAACAAACGCCATCATCGCGTGCGCATCGTTGAAGGCATAGTCGCCGGCGCCGGCCTTGGGCCAATTGGCGGCGAGCGCGGTCCAGCGGTCGCCGACATCGATGCCGCCGAGATAGAGACGCCACAGGATTGCCGAGGCATCGACCATGTTCAACGCCATCGCCGATGGCGTGCCATAGATCGGTCCGTCATAGAGCGCCAGCACCTGGTCGGTCTCGCCGAGATCGTAGTGGAACAGCGCCAGGTGCCACCAATTGTGCACCTGCAGGAAGCTCTCCTTTGTCCAGGCGTCAGGATTGGCGCGCATCCAGGCGATGCCGTCCCTTTGCCGGCTTTGCATTTCCATGACATGCGCGACCGCATGCTGCGCCCAACCGTCGCGCGGCTCGATCTCGACCGCCGCGCGACCAAGCTTTTCGGCTCTGGCATAGTCGCCCATTTCCTCCAGCCCGAAGGCCTGCATGCCGAGGATGGCGTGGTAGCCAGGCATGCCGCTCTGCCAGGACGGCAAGGCGCGGGCGATGCGGTCACGCAGCATACGGGCATTGCCGGTGAAGAAGTCGATCTGGTGCCCGACCTGCAGCGCCAGCCCGTCGAGCGGGGTCTCGATGGCGATATCCTCGAGAATCCTGGCGGCGTCATGCCAGCGCCCGTTGGCCAGGTGGCCAAGGGCCAGAACGTGCGCCTCTTCGCGCACCGTCGCGGCAAGCGGCAGCGCCGCCTCGTGGCAGGCCCTGGCCACCGCCGTCGCGTCGCGCTCGGTGGCGAGGCCGAACAGATAGCCCTTGAAGACATGCGCCATGACGAAACCGGGATCCTCCGATATGGCACGATCGACGGAGGCGACGGGATCACCGATGAAGCACAGCAGTTCCCGCACAGCCTGGCTGTAGGGCGTGAACCCCGCTTCGGTGGCGCCCGAAAATGTCAGGCCGAGTGCGTCCCTAATTGCCATGCAACGTCCTCCGACCGACCTGCGATAGACCCGAACCTTTCAGGCCAAAACCATCTTAAATCATGAGCCACGGACGTGCCAATCACGCACTTCACAAGGTCTATTCCAATAGCCTTTGCAGTTCATCAACCATGGAATGCAGATTAGGCTTTGTAAAACCGAGCGAATTGTGGCTTCATTGCGGCGCGGCGAAGGGCTTGTAATCGCGATCTGAGAGGGGACGCGATGCGGCATTTTAAAATACAGCGTTCGAACGGCCGTTCGGAAAACGTTGATGAGTCGATTTCTTTGTTGCGGCGAAAGCCGCAGCAAATTCACCCATGGTTTATTAGCTTATTTGCAACTACCGCGTTTGTGTTGCTGCCCAATTCCGCGGCCCTGGCGGCCTGCGTGCTGGTTCCGTCGGCCGGAAACACCACCTTCACCTGCGATAGCGGCGATTCAGGCGGCGGCCTTACCGATACCAGCGGCGACAACACGCTGAATTTTCCCGCCGGCGGCACCGGGCAGGTGAGCGGCAACGTCGTCTTCGGCGCCGGGGCGGACCGCATCAACATGCAGTCCGGCACCATTACCGGCACGGTCGACCAGGGCGACGGCACGGATTTCTTCACCATCGGCAGCGGCACCGTAACCGGCAATGTCCAGCAGGGCGCCGGCATCGACGATTTCAACATGAGCGGCGGCCAGATCGGATCGCTCAACCAGGGCGACGGACTGGACACGTTCACGATGACGGGCGGGCGCATCGTCGATTTCTTCGACGATGGCGACAACGCGGTGATGACCGGCGGCCGCATCGGCCGGGTCAACATGAAGCTCGACAAGAACTATTTCAACATGTCCGGCGGCACCATCGACCGCAATCTCGTCACCGGCTTCGACCAGGACACCATCATCCTCTCGGGCGGAACGATCGGCGGCAATATCAGCGTCAGCGGCGGCAATGACAGCGTGACGATCACCGGCGGCACGGTCGGCGGCGATGTGCTGATGAGCTTCGGTTCCGACAGTTTCGTCTGGAATGGCGGCGGCATCATCTATGGCGCCGTCGATCTCGGCGCCGACAACGATACCGCCAAGCTCAGCAACCTCACCAACGCCAATCTCGGCGGCACGGATGCCCTGAATGGCGGCCTCGGCACCGACACGCTGACCTTCGACAACGTCAAGCTGGACGGGATCGGCCGGGTCCAGAACTGGGAAAGCATCAGCGCCACCAACGACACGCAGCTGACGCTCGACGGCAATCTCGTGCTCGGCGACAGCGGCACCGGCACGGGCTCGCTCAGCGTCGATGCTTCGAGCACGCTCTATGGCGGCGGCTTCAACTCGACGATCCAGGCCTTCACATCAGGCCAGCTGGCTCAAGTCACCAATGCCGGGCGCATCGACCTGACCAACGGCACCACCGGCGCGACCGATCGGCTGACGATTTCGGGCAATTATATCGGGGCTGGCGGCGTGTTGCTCGTCCAGACCGAACTCGGCGACGATTCATCCGCGTCCGACAGGCTGGTCCTGTCGGGCGGGACGGCTTCGGGCTCGACCGGCATTTCCGTGGTCAATGTCGGCGGCGCGGGTGCCGCTACCACACAGGACGGCATCATGCTCGTCCAGGCGGTCAACGGCGCCAACTCAGGCGTCTCGACCTTCGCGCTCGACGGGCCGGTCGCCGCCGGCGCTTTCGAATACTACCTTTTCAAGGGCGGCGTCAGTGCCGGCAGCGAGGAAAACTGGTACCTGCGCTCGACGCTGATAACGCCGACGTCGCCGGCAGCGGCGCCACCGACGCTCGAGCCCTCCCCGCCCGTTGAACCGGTGCCGCCCGCGGCCGAGCCGCCACCCCCGCCGCCCTCCGAACTGCCGCCGACGCCACCGCCGAGCGAGGGCGATATCAACAATCCGCCGGTCGACCCGACGCCGCCCGTGCAGGCCAGCGACCCTCAACCCGAACCACCGCCACCACCACCACCGGCGCCGCCGGCGGATCCGCCCCCGCCGCCACCGGTGGTGCCGACTGCCGTGCCCGCCCTGCCGGTACCGGCGGCGGGTCAGGAAATCGTGCTCTACCGCATCGAGGTGCCGGTCTATTCGGCCTTACCGCCGGTAGCCGGGCATCTGGCGATGACGACGCTCGGCACGTTCCACGAAAGGCGGGGTGAGCAAAGTCTGTTGTCTCACCCGGAGCTGTCGCCGGTCTGGGGCCGCATTTTTGGCCAGGACGCCGAGATGGGCTGGTCGGGAACGGTTTCGCCCTCCTTCGACGGCAACCTGTTCGGCCTCCAGGCGGGCTTCGATGTGTTCGGCCGCGACACCGCCTCAGGTGGAATCGATCGCGCCGGCCTGTTCGTCGCCTATGCCCGCATGAAGGGCGATGTGAGCGGCCAGGCACTGGGATGGAACGATCTGTCCGTCGGCAGCCTGGACGTCAGCGGCACCAGCGTCGGCGGCTACTGGACCCGCATCGGCCAAAGCGGCTGGTACCTTGACGGTGTCCTCATGGCCACCTTCTTCGGCGGCGACGCGACCTCGTCGCGCGACATCGGCATCGATGTCGGCGGAACAGGCGTCACCGCTTCGCTGGAAGGCGGCTATCCCATCGCGCTGGCGCAGGGCTGGACGCTTGAGCCGCAGGCGCAACTGGTCTGGCAGCACCTGTCGCTCGACGACACCAACGACCGCTTCTCGTCGGTTTCCTTCGACACCGACGACAGCGTCAGCGGCCGGCTGGGCGCGCGGCTGCAGGGCGAGACCACGATCAATGGTATCGCGCTGCAGCCCTACCTCAAGGCCAATATCTGGCACGATTTCGGCGGCACCAGCCATGTCAATTTCGACACCACCGACATCTCGACCGAGGGCCGGTCGACCTCCTTCGAGATGGGTGGCGGCGTGGTCGCTGAGGTGACCGACAAGGTCAGCCTCTTTGCCACCGGCGATTACACGACCAATCTCGGCGGCGACAAGCGCCGCATCCTCGAGGGCAATGTGGGAATCAGCGTCAAATGGTGAGACCCTCCGGGCCTCACCAAGCGTCAGGACATCAATTGCCCGAACGCATCGCCACGGTGGCGATGCCGGCGCCGACCAGCAGCGTGCCGCCGGTGCGGTTGAAGATGCGGATCGCCTTGGGATTGCGCACGACATTGCGGGCGCGCGCCGCGATCAGCGCGTAGCCGAACGCATTGGCGAAGGCGAGTGCCAGGAAGGTCGTCTCGAAGATCAG from Mesorhizobium sp. 113-3-3 encodes the following:
- a CDS encoding nuclear transport factor 2 family protein, with product MTDLNKIAEGYITAWNESDASRRADLLKATFTEDVSYRDPLMQGDGHDGVAALIDGVQQRFAGFRFSLKGTPDGFADKIRFSWNLGPEGVPSVIEGTDIGIIENGRLKSITGFLDKVPAQ
- the xylB gene encoding xylulokinase, with amino-acid sequence MYLGLDLGTSGVKALLIDAGQTVIGSGHGSLDVSRPHPGWSEQDPSHWTRACEDAIAELKASHPRQFAAVKGIGLSGQMHGATLLDAADHVLRPCILWNDTRSHVEAAALDADPRFRALTGNIVFPGFTAPKLAWVKNNEPAVFAKVAKVLLPKDFLRLWLTGEHISEMSDSAGTSWLDVGKRRWSPELLAATSLDEKQMPSLVEGTEKAGGLRAELASKWGVEAGIPIAGGAGDNAASACGMGTVGAGHAFVSLGTSGVLFAANASYLPNPASAVHTFCHALPDTWHQMGVILSATDSLNWLSEISGKGAGELTAELGDTLKAPTGVSFLPYLSGERTPHNDSAIRGSFTGLAHESSRAVLTQAVLEGVAFAFRDSLEALRTAGTTLTRVTAIGGGSRSRYWLKSIATALQVPVDIPADGDFGAAFGAARLGLIAATGADPLAVCSAPRTDATIEPDAKLGGAYADAYQRYRALYPAIRAVTA
- a CDS encoding tetratricopeptide repeat protein, giving the protein MAIRDALGLTFSGATEAGFTPYSQAVRELLCFIGDPVASVDRAISEDPGFVMAHVFKGYLFGLATERDATAVARACHEAALPLAATVREEAHVLALGHLANGRWHDAARILEDIAIETPLDGLALQVGHQIDFFTGNARMLRDRIARALPSWQSGMPGYHAILGMQAFGLEEMGDYARAEKLGRAAVEIEPRDGWAQHAVAHVMEMQSRQRDGIAWMRANPDAWTKESFLQVHNWWHLALFHYDLGETDQVLALYDGPIYGTPSAMALNMVDASAILWRLYLGGIDVGDRWTALAANWPKAGAGDYAFNDAHAMMAFVGAGLDAPAQTLLDAQREAMRGIGDNTAFTRDVGHPLTLAIKAFGEGNYTEAVQLIRPIRAIANRFGGSHAQRDVIDLTLIEAALRAGDRALAGALTAERSMARPDSPLTVLLARRAADLSEN
- a CDS encoding autotransporter family protein, which encodes MRHFKIQRSNGRSENVDESISLLRRKPQQIHPWFISLFATTAFVLLPNSAALAACVLVPSAGNTTFTCDSGDSGGGLTDTSGDNTLNFPAGGTGQVSGNVVFGAGADRINMQSGTITGTVDQGDGTDFFTIGSGTVTGNVQQGAGIDDFNMSGGQIGSLNQGDGLDTFTMTGGRIVDFFDDGDNAVMTGGRIGRVNMKLDKNYFNMSGGTIDRNLVTGFDQDTIILSGGTIGGNISVSGGNDSVTITGGTVGGDVLMSFGSDSFVWNGGGIIYGAVDLGADNDTAKLSNLTNANLGGTDALNGGLGTDTLTFDNVKLDGIGRVQNWESISATNDTQLTLDGNLVLGDSGTGTGSLSVDASSTLYGGGFNSTIQAFTSGQLAQVTNAGRIDLTNGTTGATDRLTISGNYIGAGGVLLVQTELGDDSSASDRLVLSGGTASGSTGISVVNVGGAGAATTQDGIMLVQAVNGANSGVSTFALDGPVAAGAFEYYLFKGGVSAGSEENWYLRSTLITPTSPAAAPPTLEPSPPVEPVPPAAEPPPPPPSELPPTPPPSEGDINNPPVDPTPPVQASDPQPEPPPPPPPAPPADPPPPPPVVPTAVPALPVPAAGQEIVLYRIEVPVYSALPPVAGHLAMTTLGTFHERRGEQSLLSHPELSPVWGRIFGQDAEMGWSGTVSPSFDGNLFGLQAGFDVFGRDTASGGIDRAGLFVAYARMKGDVSGQALGWNDLSVGSLDVSGTSVGGYWTRIGQSGWYLDGVLMATFFGGDATSSRDIGIDVGGTGVTASLEGGYPIALAQGWTLEPQAQLVWQHLSLDDTNDRFSSVSFDTDDSVSGRLGARLQGETTINGIALQPYLKANIWHDFGGTSHVNFDTTDISTEGRSTSFEMGGGVVAEVTDKVSLFATGDYTTNLGGDKRRILEGNVGISVKW